A genome region from Sander vitreus isolate 19-12246 chromosome 21, sanVit1, whole genome shotgun sequence includes the following:
- the ghdc gene encoding GH3 domain-containing protein: MAFSWFRLAVPLCFAILSVIVVIIGQHQAMPPPLPAALGVCTLAGMALVLRDISSKMKGENRTWSGLLSQYLAVKGMGWLGRRQRKKLEADTLNVKQVQEETLLKRLHKNANTCYGRQYDFNSIQDSDDFRACHPITTYEHYRELIRRIAAGEEKVIIHEKPLILAMTSGTSGASAMLLSTKDTNSEFFLQGVTVCLDAMRGAFPATDSLQRTTKFFYSPTFRQSEAGIPIGPNSSTPASSRHMLNLYTTPAPAFEVPSEKDTLYLHLLFALRDPSVGTLESNFASTVFYAFSALQDRWQELVEDIERGKVSSALALEPKVRCRLEALMKPDPERAAQLRAHFQDGFRGIARRLWPHLHLVLAVDSGSNQIYGEMLRENYCQGVPFYSPFYAATEGLIGVNLWPQEPNRRYVLCPRSMFCEFLPESSLEEETPRTLLMEEVKKGHNYELVITNASGLFRYRIGDIVKVVGFHNQCPIVEFQYRRGQMLSVRGEKVSEALFLNALKKAVSQWLGAQLVDYCCAESGIMGDSIGGSDPHYQVFIELKGVRNLTEKQRYKLDICLQEDSAVYKSFRTKGSIGPMRVQLVAEGAFKELRKHMMAFSNTSPNTFKMQRVLRRKEFADFLLGKTVS; the protein is encoded by the exons ATGGCTTTCTCTTGGTTTCGTCTAGCTGTGCCGCTTTGTTTTGCGATTTTATCGGTTATTGTCGTTATCATTGGACAACATCAGG CGATGCCGCCTCCTCTGCCCGCCGCCCTCGGTGTGTGCACTCTGGCCGGGATGGCGCTCGTTTTGAGGGACATTAGCTCGAAAATGAAAGGTGAAAACCGGACATGGAGCGGTCTACTCAGTCAGTATCTGGCGGTGAAGGGAATGGGCTGGCTGGGCAGGCGACAGAGAAAGAAACTTGAAGCCGATACTCTCAACGTGAAGCAAGTCCAGGAGGAGACTCTGCTGAAGCGCCTGCACAAAAACGCAAACACATGTTATGGAAGACAGTATGACTTCAACTCAATACAAG ACAGTGATGACTTCCGGGCGTGTCACCCCATCACCACATACGAGCACTACCGTGAGCTCATCAGACGCATCGCGGCAGGAGAGGAGAAAGTGATCATTCATGAGAAGCCGCTGATCTTGGCCATGACCTCTGGGACGTCGGGAGCCAGCGCCATGCTGCTCAGCACCAAAGACACCAACTCTGAGTTCTTCCTGCAG GGAGTGACTGTGTGTTTGGATGCCATGAGAGGAGCATTTCCTGCAACCGACAGTCTACAGCGCACCACCAAGTTCTTCTATTCACCTACTTTTCGCCAGTCTGAGGCCGGTATTCCCATCGGACCAAACTCCTCCACACCAGCCTCCTCTCGTCACATGCTCAACCTCTACACCACCCCAGCACCTGCCTTTGAG GTTCCCAGTGAGAAGGACACCCTCTATCTGCATCTCCTGTTTGCGCTCAGAGATCCCAGCGTGGGAACACTGGAGTCCAACTTTGCTTCCACAGTCTTCTATGCTTTCAGTGCTTTACAG GATCGCTGGCAGGAGCTTGTTGAGGACATTGAGCGAGGGAAGGTCAGCAGTGCTTTGGCTCTGGAGCCCAAAGTGAGGTGCAGGCTTGAGGCTCTGATGAAGCCAGACCCAGAGAGAGCTGCTCAGCTCCGGGCCCACTTCCAGGATGGCTTCCGTGGGATCGCCAGGCGGCTGTGGCCTCACCTCCACCTGGTGCTGGCAGTGGACTCAGGCTCCAATCAGATCTATGGGGAAATGCTGAGGGAGAACTACTGCCAGGGAGTGCCTTTCTATTCGCCTTTCTACGCTGCTACTGAAG GTCTAATAGGGGTGAACCTGTGGCCCCAGGAACCAAACAGACGCTACGTGCTGTGTCCTCGTTCAATGTTCTGCGAGTTCCTGCCAGAGAGCAGCCTGGAGGAGGAGACGCCTCGCACTCTGCTGATGGAGGAGGTGAAGAAGGGACACAACTATGAGCTCGTCATCACAAACGCTTCAGGACTGTTCAG ATATCGCATTGGAGACATTGTGAAAGTAGTTGGATTCCACAACCAGTGTCCCATAGTTGAGTTTCAGTACAG ACGGGGTCAGATGTTGAGTGTTCGAGGGGAGAAAGTGTCTGAGGCATTGTTCCTTAACGCTTTGAAGAAAGCTGTTTCTCAGTGGCTGGGAGCTCAGCTGGTCGACTATTGCTGCGCTGAGAGCGGCATCATGG GAGATTCGATAGGCGGCTCAGATCCTCATTACCAGGTCTTTATCGAGCTGAAAGGTGTGAGAAACCTCACAGAGAAACAACGATACAAG TTGGACATCTGTCTCCAGGAGGACTCGGCGGTCTACAAGTCCTTCCGTACCAAAGGCAGCATCGGACCAATGAGGGTGCAGCTGGTGGCGGAGGGTGCGTTCAAGGAACTTCGTAAGCACATGATGGCCTTCTCGAACACCTCACCCAACACCTTCAAAATGCAACGAGTGCTGCGCAGGAAAGAGTTTGCTGACTTCCTCTTGGGAAAGACCGTCTCCTGA